The Chryseobacterium sp. 52 genome includes a region encoding these proteins:
- a CDS encoding vWA domain-containing protein, with protein sequence MTTLKILALTAGTALLSSGSFSDIRCSKSNTAGNETRVQNVSLAQTATVKDNKIQVALLLDTSNSMDGLIDQAKSRLWNIVNTLTTLKYKGQAPQIEIALYEYGNDGIRDENYIRQVTPLTQDLDLVSEKLFALRTNGGNEYCGAVIRDASMNLNWDSNEKSMKLIYIAGNEPFDQGKVNYKEVISKAKNKNIYTNTIFCGSREEGTQTFWQNGAVVGGGKYFNIDSDRKVIYIETPYDVRISECNTKLNDTYIYYGSHGSEYKLKQATQDKNAEVQSVSNYVERTVAKSKKNAYKNDHWDLVDKAEKDAGFIATVQQDALPAELKGKSKEEIKKAVAVKSAERGKVQKEIEELSRKRQEYIDAEMKKRGSADSDDLGKAIEKSVLELAKGNGYSL encoded by the coding sequence ATGACAACTTTAAAAATCTTAGCACTGACAGCAGGGACCGCTCTTTTAAGCTCCGGCAGTTTTTCAGACATCCGCTGTTCAAAAAGCAATACAGCAGGCAACGAAACAAGGGTACAAAATGTTTCCTTAGCTCAGACAGCAACAGTAAAGGACAATAAAATTCAGGTAGCACTTTTGCTGGATACTTCCAACAGTATGGACGGACTTATTGATCAGGCAAAGTCCAGGCTGTGGAATATTGTGAATACTTTAACCACATTAAAATATAAAGGACAGGCCCCACAGATAGAAATCGCCCTCTATGAATATGGAAACGACGGGATCCGTGATGAGAATTATATCCGGCAGGTTACCCCGCTTACACAGGATCTGGATCTTGTTTCCGAGAAATTATTTGCTCTGAGAACCAATGGCGGAAACGAATACTGCGGTGCTGTAATCCGGGATGCTTCTATGAACCTGAACTGGGATAGCAACGAGAAAAGTATGAAACTGATCTATATTGCCGGTAATGAACCTTTTGATCAGGGAAAAGTGAATTATAAAGAAGTGATTTCAAAAGCTAAAAATAAAAATATCTACACCAATACTATTTTCTGTGGAAGCAGAGAAGAAGGAACACAGACCTTCTGGCAGAACGGAGCTGTTGTGGGTGGCGGTAAATATTTCAATATCGACAGCGACAGAAAGGTCATTTATATTGAAACACCTTATGATGTGAGAATCTCAGAATGCAATACCAAACTGAATGACACCTACATTTATTACGGAAGTCACGGTTCTGAATACAAACTGAAACAGGCTACCCAGGATAAAAATGCTGAAGTACAGTCCGTATCCAACTATGTAGAAAGAACAGTGGCCAAGTCTAAGAAGAATGCTTATAAAAATGATCATTGGGATCTGGTGGACAAAGCTGAAAAAGATGCCGGCTTCATTGCCACCGTGCAACAAGATGCCCTTCCTGCTGAGCTGAAAGGCAAAAGTAAGGAGGAAATCAAAAAAGCCGTTGCTGTAAAATCTGCAGAACGCGGAAAGGTTCAGAAAGAAATTGAAGAGCTATCCAGAAAACGACAGGAATACATTGATGCCGAAATGAAAAAACGGGGAAGTGCAGATTCCGACGACCTTGGAAAGGCCATTGAAAAATCTGTTCTTGAACTTGCAAAAGGAAACGGATATAGTTTATAA
- a CDS encoding DUF4139 domain-containing protein, translated as MKRYLLLLITFSVSFLKAQEIKKEIDVKQATVFLQGAKVFGSTNISLQKGRNMVRIINLPNNLDENTYRINLEKNTTLLSITPQSNYLKNEELSEGEKKLDDERKKLQRQVNLLNIQIKNLTGEQNIINDNLKVSTNDKSTPQEQLIKLTEFYRKRMLEIDNQVFVLNEQKAVLDESIGKINKQSAEEQTHKNTNRKELLLEILADNETNLNLGVSYIVADAGWVPSYDLRAESVKKPLEMVYKGKIYQKTGQDWKNVKLFVSTYRPSYNQDRPILSPLYVAEYSAYNSQAETSKYMLKSAAKEVNSYQMRAEVADKPNQIPVATVSDSQMNVIYELNYNQTILSQEKEQYVILDKKQIDATYKYHTVPKLNNQVFLMAFIKNWQNLNLISGEANIYFEDNYIGKTSIATNYVKDEFPISLGVDERITVKRIKLADKTSQKTLNSNKWETESYQISIRNNTKENIELEILDQLPISENSKILVKALEIGNGSLDEKTGSILWNRNISSGSSDKINFSYEVKYPKDMQIQYYSR; from the coding sequence ATGAAACGCTATTTACTACTACTCATCACATTTTCTGTTTCATTTTTAAAAGCACAGGAAATCAAAAAAGAAATTGATGTCAAACAGGCCACGGTATTCCTTCAGGGTGCCAAAGTTTTCGGAAGCACCAATATCAGTCTTCAGAAAGGACGAAATATGGTGAGAATCATCAACCTTCCCAATAATCTGGATGAAAATACCTACAGAATTAATCTTGAAAAAAATACAACTCTTCTTTCCATTACTCCTCAAAGCAATTATCTGAAAAATGAAGAATTGTCTGAGGGAGAAAAGAAATTGGATGATGAAAGAAAAAAACTTCAGAGACAGGTCAATTTACTGAATATCCAGATCAAGAATCTGACGGGTGAGCAGAATATCATTAATGACAATTTAAAAGTTTCAACCAATGATAAGTCTACTCCACAGGAACAGCTGATTAAACTGACTGAATTTTACAGAAAAAGAATGCTGGAAATTGATAACCAGGTTTTTGTCCTGAATGAACAGAAAGCAGTTTTGGACGAAAGCATTGGTAAAATCAATAAGCAGTCTGCGGAAGAACAAACCCATAAAAACACCAACAGAAAGGAACTTCTTCTTGAGATTCTCGCTGATAACGAAACCAACCTGAATTTAGGCGTAAGCTATATTGTTGCGGATGCAGGCTGGGTCCCTTCTTACGATCTGCGTGCTGAATCGGTAAAGAAACCTCTTGAAATGGTTTATAAAGGAAAAATCTACCAAAAAACCGGGCAGGACTGGAAAAACGTAAAGCTGTTTGTCTCCACCTACAGACCTTCTTACAATCAGGACAGACCTATATTATCTCCGCTTTATGTTGCTGAATATTCGGCTTATAATTCTCAGGCTGAAACGTCAAAATATATGCTGAAATCAGCTGCAAAGGAAGTTAATTCTTATCAGATGAGAGCTGAAGTTGCTGACAAACCAAACCAAATCCCGGTAGCAACCGTTTCAGACAGTCAGATGAATGTGATTTATGAGCTTAATTATAACCAAACCATCTTAAGTCAGGAAAAAGAGCAGTATGTGATCCTTGACAAAAAACAGATTGATGCGACCTATAAATACCATACAGTTCCAAAACTGAACAACCAGGTATTCCTGATGGCTTTCATTAAAAACTGGCAGAATCTTAATCTTATCTCCGGAGAAGCGAATATCTATTTTGAAGATAATTATATCGGAAAAACAAGCATCGCCACCAATTATGTAAAAGATGAGTTCCCGATTTCTCTGGGTGTGGATGAAAGAATTACCGTAAAAAGAATCAAACTGGCAGATAAAACTTCTCAAAAGACTCTTAACAGCAATAAATGGGAAACAGAATCCTACCAGATCAGCATCAGAAACAATACAAAAGAAAATATCGAACTGGAAATCCTTGACCAGCTTCCAATCAGTGAAAATTCTAAAATTCTGGTAAAAGCTCTGGAAATAGGAAACGGAAGCCTGGATGAGAAAACAGGAAGTATTCTTTGGAACAGAAACATCAGCAGCGGAAGTTCAGACAAAATCAACTTCTCCTATGAAGTGAAATATCCGAAAGATATGCAGATTCAATATTACAGCAGATAA
- a CDS encoding SIMPL domain-containing protein: MKLRHFLLIGIFTLGSFVHAQEVKKNAIEVTGIAEMEVEPDEIIFSIGIKADNKNELADNEKKLFETLKNAGVKNEDIKFKSMYQNVYAKNGKFTKSYQFKASTKSNISKIFEDLNQKWVSNLNIAEVKNTKIADFRKAVKINALKAAKEKADYLLESMGKKTGTPLEITEIEDYTSDMIMPVAYKSSARNLQLEAADAPVDFSFDNIENIKIKYSIKTRYEIL, from the coding sequence ATGAAATTGAGACATTTTTTATTGATCGGGATCTTTACACTGGGAAGTTTTGTACATGCACAGGAAGTAAAGAAAAATGCAATTGAAGTAACAGGGATTGCAGAAATGGAAGTAGAACCGGATGAAATCATCTTCAGCATCGGAATTAAGGCAGATAATAAGAACGAACTGGCTGACAATGAAAAAAAGCTGTTTGAAACATTAAAGAATGCGGGAGTGAAGAACGAGGATATTAAATTTAAATCCATGTATCAGAACGTATACGCCAAAAATGGAAAATTCACGAAAAGCTATCAGTTCAAAGCCAGTACAAAATCGAATATCAGTAAAATATTTGAAGATCTGAACCAGAAATGGGTAAGCAATCTGAACATCGCAGAGGTGAAGAATACTAAAATCGCAGACTTCAGAAAGGCAGTAAAGATTAATGCTTTGAAAGCAGCAAAAGAAAAAGCAGATTATCTCTTGGAAAGTATGGGTAAAAAGACCGGAACTCCGCTTGAAATCACCGAGATTGAAGACTATACCAGTGATATGATTATGCCTGTAGCTTACAAAAGCAGTGCTAGAAATCTACAGTTGGAAGCCGCTGATGCACCGGTAGATTTTTCTTTTGACAATATTGAAAATATCAAGATCAAATACAGTATCAAAACGAGATACGAAATCCTTTAG